From the Ciconia boyciana chromosome 28, ASM3463844v1, whole genome shotgun sequence genome, one window contains:
- the LOC140644642 gene encoding butyrophilin-like protein 9, producing the protein MEVQWKKITDGQMEDIHIYREFGSKPTLKYLGRTSSPTDGFATGNVSLTLKNIQPADEGTYICSVKSRDQSADTATMLSIAGTSEVFFEILGPQGQGLELACRSHGWFPKPTVRWVTQDKQRLSPDTAIHQDSKQLFSVLSRVTVTGEQVGDITCQILNPLVQAEKKTTLRLSNHDELKTRCDALSRELEFRRARSYMVPITLDEAWNHSELAVSSDQRTVQHKPSAQSPNITKVPVVVGREAFASGHHYWEVQVWDGLDWELGVLTETVRGRLKERSWWDDLPEDGVWSLRRVKGEYWPEEADAKMQSHTVQLPVVGLHLDLEQSTLSFYNIGTSDRILEISIEGSTKLYPFLRPGLSKAGEKGKPLTINPNTDWDFPNRVLC; encoded by the exons ATGGAAGTGCAATGGAAGAAAATCACAGATGGGCAGATGGAGGATATCCACATATACAGGGAGTTTGGTAGCAAACCAACACTGAAATACCTTGGGCGGACATCATCGCCAACAGATGGATTTGCCACTGGCAATGTGTCCCTAACATTGAAGAACATCCAGCCAGCAGATGAAGGAACATACATCTGCTCCGTGAAGTCCAGGGACCAGAGTGCTGATACGGCCACCATGCTCAGCATTGCAG GTACCAGTGAAGTATTCTTTGAAATACTGGGCCCCCAAGGGCAAGGGCTCGAGCTCGCCTGCAGATCACATGGCTGGTTCCCCAAACCTACTGTCCGGTGGGTTACTCAGGATAAGCAGAGGCTGTCTCCGGACACTGCAATACACCAGGACAGCAAGCAACTCTTCAGTGTGCTGAGTCGAGTCACAGTTACAGGAGAGCAAGTGGGAGACATCACTTGTCAAATCCTGAATCCCCTGGTGCAGGCTGAGAAGAAAACTACTCTGCGCCTCTCAA ATCATGATGAGCTGAAGACTCGATGCG atgcACTGAGCAGAGAGCTAG agTTCAGAAGAGCTCGGAGCTACATGG tACCCATCACCCTGGATGAAGCATGGAACCACTCTGAGCTTGCCGTGTCCTCTGACCAAAGAACAGTCCAGCACAAGCCCTCTGCCCAGAGTCCCAACATCACCAAGGTCCCAGTTGTGGTGGGCAGGGAGGCCTTTGCCTCTGGGCACCATTACTGGGAGGTGCAGGTGTGGGATGGGCTGGactgggagctgggggtgctgaCAGAGACCGTGAGGGGGAGACTGAAAGAGAGGAGCTGGTGGGATGACCTCCCTGAAGATGGGGTCTGGTCGCTGAGAAGGGTGAAAGGAGAGTACTGGCCTGAGGAGGCCGATGCCAAGATGCAGAGTCATACTGTCCAACTACCAGTGGTTGGGCTGCACTTGGACTTAGAGCAGAGCACACTCTCCTTCTACAACATTGGGACTTCAGACCGCATCCTGGAAATCTCCATCGAAGGGTCAACAAAGCTGTACCCATTCCTCAGGCCAGGCCTTAGTaaggcaggagagaaggggaaaccCCTCACCATCAACCCCAACACAGACTGGGACTTCCCAAACAGAGTCTTGTGTTAA